The segment GTTGACCCCATAGTACATATTCAGGAGCCATATATCCCCTGCATTACAAGAGAAACCAAGACTAAGCTAATTTTTATCGGCCATTCCCATTCTGTaattgtttttctgttttgttttatgttcaATACTTACATGGTTCCTGCAATTTTGTTGGTAATCTGAGTGTGTTCTTCTTCACGGAGCCTAGCCAATCCAAAGTCAGATATTTTTGCATTAAGGTGGGCATCTAGAAGTACATTACTGGTTTTAATGTCACGGTGAACCATCTTGATCATAGATCCTTCATGGAGGAACTCAAGCCCTCTTGCTATCCCCACACATATTTTTTTCCTTGCTGCCCAATCCAATTTCGGGGAgctattttctgaaaattttcgGTAGACCAATGAGAAATGAGGTCGTTGCATATGTACATTTGAGTTAGGTTCAAAACATACAGAAGAgttgaataattttttatttaccaGACAACACAACAGCAAGGGAGTTGTTTTCCATATACTCATACACTAGCAGCAGTTGATTTTTTTCGACACAACATCCGTAAAGCTTGACAAGGTTTGGATGATCTAGACCTGAGATCATGCCTATCTCGTTCACAAACTCTCGGTTTCCTTGGGATGACTTAGAAGAAAGCTGCTTAACTGCTACGGTAGTTCCATCTGAAAGCTCTCCCTGAATTAGGTTTCTCAtatcagaaacaaaaaaaagcagTGATATTTCTCAAGTATATACAATGAATACATTCTGAGTATGTTTTAGTATACTTTGAATACGGATCCGAAACCTCCTTCTCCAAGTTTGTTAGCTTCATCAAAATTGTTTGTTGCAGCTTGCAGTTGCCTCCATGTAAACCAAACTGTTTGCAGACCCTGAGCTCTCAGATCTTTATGATCATGTTTGCGAAGAGAAAATTATCAGAAATGTTATGAACAAATATGAGGAATGGATTCATATACTTTGTGAAATTTGATACCTCTTTCTCTCATGTTTGTTTGATCTCTGCATCTTTTCTGAGCATATAATCCCAAAGCCAAGAGAATTATAGCTAACACGGCACCCGTTACCCCAAAAATTAGTGGATAATTAGtgtgatattttgttttctccaCTGCAAATGAAACGTTATAAAAGTGTCAATGCATGTATACACCAATTTACAAAACATTTGTCACAAAGTAATTTTTTAGAACCTCCGCAATTTTGCTCCAgacctgaaaattttaaacaagaATATTATTGCAACCAGTAGGTGACGGCGAGCAACAAAATGCAACAAATAACGGGAAAATAGTCGTATATATGTTTGCTCAAGCTGAGACTTGGCAGAGGTGAAGTATTCTTACTATGACACAAGGAGATTGCAGAGATAAGAGGACCATAGTTTCCTCTTTTAGGAAAGAGTACTGTCCCTTTCCCCGCCCAATACAACCGAATCTCTAAAGTACGGTCAGTCACATTAACAGTTTTCACTTCTTTCACAACAGGCTTGAGAGTTCCATTAGCCTCATCTTTGATGTTAAAATCCCTCAAGAACAATTCTCCCTAAAAGGGGAGAGAGAGGACAAAAGGAAAAGAACTTTAATTCCATGCATGACTGAATAAAAATTATTCTGTAATCCTTAGCGACACTTTACCTGAACATAGATGTCAAATAATCTTCTTCCAAGACGACTGTTTAGATCTTCGTCTAAAAACTGGATCTCCACAAAATGCAGTTTTACATTGTAGGCTCCATTTTCCAAGCAAAACGCATAGTAAACTAGAGAAAGAGCAGATCGACGTGCGGTTTTATAGAGATCGGGATAATCTCCAGATGGTGTTAAACTAGTTGAAATTATGTAGGTGTCGTCATGATTTGGATCATCGATAAAGTCACCCGTATTGCTGATTCCCCAGTTTTTTAGGTGGTGATTTGTTGCGGCATCAGCTGTACTGTTATCAGCTTGATAAGTGATTTTACCTGAGGATGTTTTAATCTGTACAGTTCCTCCACCACAATTTATATGCAATGATCGTTGATCTAAGATCAACAATGATTATCACCATTAGAAAGAGTACATGCTTACAGCTTTGTAAAGGTAACAAGAGGGATTTAACAAAGTACACTGTCTATAACTATGTCGAATGCATGTTAGAGATAAGTTAACATTGCTCAATATGTACTTACATTTGCTGCAGTTTGTTGGACCAGCACATGGAACAAGCCTGTGACATAAGACCATAACATTTAGTCATCTAATCAAGAAAGAGtctttgaaacatttttttgcCATATTTAAGGATGTTAGGACATGATTAATGACTAATGCATGTTTTTTAGGGAGGGTTTCTTAACGAATATATGAGACGTCTTTTagcttttaattaaaaaattaagagaCGTCTCTTAGAGCATAAGTATTGGTGGGATCAAGGTCATCCCTTAGGGGGAGGGAGATCACAAAACGTGGGGACCAAAGAGGAAAGAAAAGGGAAAAATCTCTAGTTAAAGGTCAGCCCTTATTCTCTaccaatcaaaaaaaaaaaaacccttagTTAAGGGACTTAACTGCATCCCACCAATACTGATGTTCTTATATCTCTTATTCAGGAAATGTCTCTTagcttttttttagttaaaaactgAAAGAAGTATTTTATATTCGCTAAAAAATCCTCCACAAGAGACATACATTAATCATGGTCTTAAGTGGGCTCATGGTCTTAGGTGGGCTCAAGTTAATAGAATTAGCAAcccttttaaaaaattaatgatttaaccACACACTAGAATATTTAATGTTTaacaaattgttttatattttaataatatattgttattaataaaaaattatcagtaaacaaataaaagctaattagaatatatttatagatttttaatataactcAAATATTTATCTAAATCACAAACTAATATAATTTGCATATTTTTAATACCTTTTATTCGTATTGTAAAGCAAATGATTACTAGGTTTAATCCATTTTCGCTATAAGATAAAGCAAAAGACTGTACTTACACACTGTTTTGCAAATATGAGCTCCGGTATGTATTGATGTTACTGGTTGAAGAGAAAAATATAACATGAGAAggttatcaaatttttaattgaaGTTGTTCCATTTCATGTTCATACCTCTTGTGCCGACAGCTCGATGACCaagataaattattataagagAGATCACTGTAGAAAACCGACAAGTATATTAGCTGGGATGATGGCAATTTCTCAAGCCATAAATGCAGTGGAAACGTACATATCAGATTT is part of the Raphanus sativus cultivar WK10039 chromosome 5, ASM80110v3, whole genome shotgun sequence genome and harbors:
- the LOC108829628 gene encoding probable LRR receptor-like serine/threonine-protein kinase At1g29720 isoform X2, which encodes MWIVFSTLFMFFIIITTFLAVLTTSTSQALHPDELNALGEIATTLGMERLNLSDGDPCLSRTLNIGVLSNGMTSTIACDCSFNNNMTCHITELILMSTSLSGKLPPELAKLQYLQKIWISDNNFNGTIPRYIGTWSRLQKLFLHASGLKGPLPEAVARLENLVDLRISDTTGINFFPNISSKVIATLILRNVGLSGPIPSYIWNLPNLNRLDLSFNKLTGELQEVQKAPTNTYVTSNVLSGNVESTSVYLHSKSDIDLSYNNLSWSSSCRHKSNINTYRSSYLQNSVLVPCAGPTNCSKYQRSLHINCGGGTVQIKTSSGKITYQADNSTADAATNHHLKNWGISNTGDFIDDPNHDDTYIISTSLTPSGDYPDLYKTARRSALSLVYYAFCLENGAYNVKLHFVEIQFLDEDLNSRLGRRLFDIYVQGELFLRDFNIKDEANGTLKPVVKEVKTVNVTDRTLEIRLYWAGKGTVLFPKRGNYGPLISAISLCHSLEQNCGVEKTKYHTNYPLIFGVTGAVLAIILLALGLYAQKRCRDQTNMRERDLRAQGLQTVWFTWRQLQAATNNFDEANKLGEGGFGSVFKGELSDGTTVAVKQLSSKSSQGNREFVNEIGMISGLDHPNLVKLYGCCVEKNQLLLVYEYMENNSLAVVLSENSSPKLDWAARKKICVGIARGLEFLHEGSMIKMVHRDIKTSNVLLDAHLNAKISDFGLARLREEEHTQITNKIAGTMGYMAPEYVLWGQLTEKADVYSFGVVAMEIVSGKNNTKPRGSADHVSLINWALMLQQKGDILEIVDPMLEGDFNSKEAVRMINVALVCTNSSPSLRPTMSEAVQMLEGVIEIAQVMSDPGLYGDEWSISKLRDNNTHGSSRTTGVTDQTTMTMEFSVSGSDLNSTVEFPSSSL